From Hydractinia symbiolongicarpus strain clone_291-10 chromosome 12, HSymV2.1, whole genome shotgun sequence, one genomic window encodes:
- the LOC130621631 gene encoding nascent polypeptide-associated complex subunit alpha, muscle-specific form-like: MLTKFFIVSCLTFFKFTAATTCERHYEKVGCFHRQYKLLPDLIVNDRDVTHQNYSGVEIDWNNTESSLHSLACRCSDKARGFYPYFSIGFYGECWAGTDLKLYNIVINSDDQRTDKCVTGANLSKCNDVDDRECAGKGFIEYIYFVKDIPAPKTTQITSTKEIKTGASTTHTKVPTQRPETDAPTQRPDTDAPTQLPDTDAPTQRPDTDAPTQRPDTDAPTQLPDTDAPTQRPDTDAPTQRPDTDAPTQRPDTDAPTQRPDTDAPTQLPDTDAPTQRPDTDAPTQRPDTDAPTQRPDTDAPTQRPDTDAPTQLPDTDAPTQRPDTDAPTQRPDTDAPTQRPNTDAPTRHPATTVAVETTVLMCSTTSQEETKPTTPSVHCEWTYGKGIGGPKVFTEPVHTRAECINACLKLKSTYPDINGATVPAMTMIKFRCRCERRMSSRNRNAKWLSCYFK; the protein is encoded by the exons ATGTTAACCAAATTTTTCATTGTATCGTGTCTAACCTTTTTCAAGTTCACAG CTGCGACTACCTGTGAACGACACTATGAGAAAGTAGGATGCTTCCATCGACAGTACAAGCTACTACCAGATCTTATTGTCAACGATCGAGACGTGACACATCAGAATTACTCTGGAGTTGAGATTGATTGGAATAATACAGAAAGTTCCCTACACAG TTTAGCCTGTCGTTGTTCTGATAAAGCCAGAGGCTTCTATCCTTACTTTTCTATCGGTTTTTATGGCGAATGTTGGGCTGGAACTGATTTGAAATTGTATAACATCGTCATCAATTCTGATGACCAACGGACAGACAAATGTGTCACTGGTGCGAATCTATCAAAATGCAACGATGTAGATGACAGAGAATGTGCTGGAAAAGGATTTATCGAATACATTTACTTTGTCAAag atATTCCTGCGCCAAAAACAACACAAATTACTTCTACCAAAGAAATAAAGACGGGCGCTTCGACAACACACACTAAAGTACCAACACAGCGCCCTGAAACTGATGCACCAACACAACGCCCTGATACTGATGCACCAACACAACTCCCTGATACTGATGCACCAACACAACGCCCTGATACTGATGCACCAACACAACGCCCTGATACTGATGCACCAACACAACTCCCTGATACTGATGCACCAACACAACGCCCTGATACTGATGCACCAACACAACGCCCTGATACTGATGCACCAACACAACGCCCTGATACTGATGCACCAACACAACGCCCTGATACTGATGCACCAACACAACTCCCTGATACTGATGCACCAACACAACGCCCTGATACTGATGCACCAACACAACGCCCTGATACTGATGCACCAACACAACGCCCTGATACTGATGCACCAACACAACGCCCTGATACTGATGCACCAACACAACTCCCTGATACTGATGCACCAACACAACGCCCTGATACTGATGCACCAACACAACGCCCTGATACTGATGCACCAACACAGCGTCCTAATACTGATGCACCAACAAGACATCCAGCAACAACAGTTGCTGTAGAGACTACAGTATTAATGTGCAGCACTACCTCACAAGAGGAGACGAAGCCAACTACACCAA gcGTTCATTGTGAGTGGACATACGGTAAGGGCATCGGAGGGCCAAAAGTTTTCACAGAGCCGGTTCACACCCGCGCAGAATGCATCAATGCCTGCTTAAAACTTAAAAGTACGTATCCGGATATAAATGGGGCCACAGTCCCTGCAATGACTATGATAAAATTTAGATGTCGGTGCGAAAGAAGAATGTCTAGCAGAAATAGAAATGCGAAATGGTTAAGCtgctattttaaataa
- the LOC130621632 gene encoding uncharacterized protein LOC130621632: MKKEEKMLFLFLFLAVFYCAADATTCDPDYQKIGCFKRTPTLLHDLLVNDRDPTHANFSGQLINWNDYGNYLHSLACRCSEKVRKYHYRFFAIGFYGECFAGHDSSMFEQMLKTGLLASQDCVDGEYAPCDQFSPMECSGKGHSEYIYKLNNPPVRCDLKPGDGVGSGEISIGIKGSLKECIDACLDLKDEFPDVNGVTILSSGVAECFCERGQTGRNSSPRWRNCLLEM, from the exons ATGAAGAAGgaagaaaaaatgttgtttttatttctatttcttgCAGTATTTTATTGCGCGGCAG ATGCAACGACTTGTGATCCAGACTATCAGAAAATTGGTTGTTTTAAAAGAACACCAACTCTATTACACGATTTGTTGGTGAATGATCGAGACCCTACTCATGCTAACTTCTCTGGACAACTTATCAATTGGAACGACTATGGAAATTATCTACACAG CTTAGCATGTAGATGCTCAGAGAAAGTACGAAAGTATCACTATCGATTTTTTGCAATTGGTTTCTACGGCGAGTGCTTCGCAGGTCATGACTCGTCAATGTTTGAGCAAATGTTAAAGACAGGTCTGCTTGCATCGCAAGATTGCGTTGATGGAGAGTACGCACCCTGTGATCAATTCTCGCCGATGGAGTGCAGTGGTAAAGGACATTCAGAATACATCTACAAACTTAACAACCCTC CCGTTCGATGTGACTTAAAGCCTGGTGATGGCGTTGGGAGTGGCGAGATATCAATTGGAATAAAAGGTTCTCTTAAGGAATGCATCGATGCTTGTTTGGACTTGAAAGATGAATTTCCAGACGTGAATGGTGTTACAATACTTTCGTCGGGTGTAGCAGAATGCTTTTGTGAGCGGGGTCAAACAGGACGAAATTCCTCCCCAAGATGGAGAAATTGTTTACTTGAGATGTAA
- the LOC130621634 gene encoding uncharacterized protein LOC130621634: MTYFQLCPSGLLFNATTRQCDYSDQVDCNAALNSKENAELNTDERKNLMQDGVCKVDGRTFQKKQNFTLQNCNGKCICEGPAYRCVSLCAPLGQDCPNEKYLVERQVMVSQDPTCYCTYVLCSAMGRG; the protein is encoded by the exons ATGACATATTTTCAACTCTGTCCAAGTGGCCTTCTATTTAACGCGACAACCAGACAATGTGATTACTCAGATCAAGTCGACTGCAATGCTGCTCTCAATAGCAAAGAAAACGCTGAACTAAATACagatgaaagaaaaaatcttaTGCAAGATG GAGTGTGTAAAGTCGATGGtcgaacttttcaaaaaaagcaGAATTTTACATTACAAAATTGTAACGGAAAATGCATATGCGAAGGTCCGGCATATCGTTGCGTGTCGTTATGTGCTCCATTAGGGCAAGATTGtccaaatgaaaaatatttagtaGAACGACAGGTTATGGTTTCACAAGACCCTACGTGTTACTGCACGTATGTTCTATGTTCCGCAATGGGACGAGGATAA
- the LOC130621225 gene encoding uncharacterized protein LOC130621225, producing the protein MGWEDVVRVFKRLNNVFEKYEKLPSFILKPKQVQCFEYLGEGHHVIAVLPTGFGKSLIYQLLPDFVPERKAGNIVLVVSPLTSIIIQDQLVNLTKVGIECGFLQLEDQANSHRYEPLFEEDLNDASNSIFKISKSIVAGKCNVFR; encoded by the coding sequence ATGGGCTGGGAAGATGTGGTACGTGTTTTCAAGCGGCTGAATAATGTTTTCGAAAAGTATGAAAAGTTGCCCTCGTTTATTTTGAAACCAAAACAAGTTCAATGTTTCGAGTATTTAGGAGAAGGACACCACGTTATAGCTGTTTTGCCTACTGGGTTTGGTAAATCGTTAATTTATCAACTTTTACCCGACTTTGTTCCAGAACGAAAGGCAGGCAATATTGTACTTGTTGTCTCTCCTTTAACATCAATTATTATTCAAGATCAGTTAGTAAATTTAACTAAAGTAGGCATTGAATGTGGTTTCTTACAACTTGAAGACCAAGCTAATAGCCACAGGTACGAACCCTTGTTTGAAGAAGATTTGAATGATGCATCAAattctattttcaaaatttcaaaaagcatTGTTGCAGGCAAATGTAATGTATTTCgctag
- the LOC130621633 gene encoding peritrophin-44-like — MLFLFVGIATVLILGTKSSRLEGSRDAICNEKPDGYYKDPKNCKGYVTCKNGMTYHQECPFELFYNADKKLCDFEENVDCPIIAEKTKKDICTMEERSYNRGENFVIKDCSGKCKCEGPNYKCTPLCPPFVRECELSGKFRVEQYLMSQDPICYCERKICENIYKMV; from the exons ATGCTTTTTCTTTTCGTTGGTATCGCAACGGTATTGATATTAG gTACAAAGTCAAGTAGATTGGAAGGTTCGCGGGATG ctaTATGTAACGAAAAACCCGACGGATATTACAAGGACCCGAAAAATTGCAAGGGATATGTGACGTGCAAGAATGGGATGACATATCATCAAGAATGCCCATTTGAATTGTTTTACAATGCTGACAAAAAGTTATGTGACTTTGAAGAAAATGTGGATTGTCCTATCATTGCAGAAAAGACTAAAAAGG ATATTTGTACAATGGAAGAACGCTCGTATAATCGTGGAGAAAACTTCGTTATTAAAGACTGCAGTGGTAAATGCAAATGCGAGGGACCCAACTACAAATGCACTCCTCTGTGTCCACCATTTGTAAGGGAATGTGAACTAAGTGGTAAATTTCGAGTAGAGCAATATCTAATGTCGCAGGACCCGATTTGTTATTGCGAAAGAAAAATATGTGAGAACATCTACAAAATGgtttaa